In the Actinomycetota bacterium genome, one interval contains:
- a CDS encoding GNAT family N-acetyltransferase: MIVRRDPAPGLARAQAFEDALHEGLASRKEEFRWGTALFCPEVSSIYDVNFLRVDRPDDDLTVEALVDEADRVMAPHAFKHRKLVVPDAEVGTKLADDLRSRGWRVDRLLYMTHEREPQRVARADVDEVVQGVYVAARDEFNRREPYFGNDETVLRDMRKVARMTYAATDKRPFAAYVGDTIASMCELYSDGLTAQIEDVATLEEHRGKGLATAVVLRALHEAQAWGHETIFLVADDEDWPKHLYEKLGFHGVGISYHFLLKPEQ, from the coding sequence GTGATCGTGCGGCGGGACCCGGCTCCAGGTCTCGCTCGCGCGCAGGCGTTCGAAGACGCGTTGCACGAGGGCCTGGCGTCGCGCAAAGAGGAGTTCCGTTGGGGCACGGCGCTGTTCTGCCCCGAGGTGTCCTCGATCTACGACGTCAACTTCCTTCGGGTGGATCGCCCGGACGACGACCTGACGGTGGAGGCGCTGGTCGATGAAGCCGACCGCGTCATGGCCCCGCATGCGTTCAAGCACCGCAAGCTCGTGGTGCCGGACGCCGAGGTCGGGACGAAGCTGGCAGACGACCTGCGCTCGCGCGGGTGGCGGGTCGACCGGCTCCTCTACATGACCCACGAGCGCGAACCGCAACGAGTGGCACGAGCCGACGTGGACGAGGTGGTGCAGGGCGTGTATGTCGCCGCCCGGGACGAGTTCAACCGCCGCGAGCCCTACTTCGGCAACGACGAGACCGTGTTGCGCGACATGAGAAAGGTCGCCCGGATGACATACGCCGCCACGGACAAGAGACCGTTCGCGGCCTACGTCGGCGACACGATCGCCTCGATGTGCGAGCTGTATTCAGACGGCCTCACCGCGCAGATCGAAGACGTGGCAACGCTGGAGGAACACCGCGGAAAGGGTCTAGCAACGGCGGTTGTTTTGCGGGCCCTGCACGAGGCGCAGGCGTGGGGCCACGAGACGATCTTCCTCGTCGCCGACGACGAAGACTGGCCGAAGCACCTCTACGAGAAGCTCGGCTTCCACGGCGTCGGGATCAGCTACCACTTCCTCCTTAAGCCGGAGCAGTAG